One genomic window of Pseudokineococcus lusitanus includes the following:
- the mnmA gene encoding tRNA 2-thiouridine(34) synthase MnmA, whose translation MRVLAAMSGGVDSAVAAARAVDAGHDVVGVHLALSRGAQGGGPARARGCCTVEDAGDARRAADGLGIPFYVWDLSERFTADVVDDFTAEYAAGRTPNPCVRCNERVKFAALLDRALALGFDALATGHYARLEPPASGEGPPTLHRARDAAKDQSYVLAVVPPHRLARALLPLGDVATKDDVRAEAADRGLAVADKPDSHDICFVPDGDARGFVRARVPSAPGVVRDESGAVVGEHDGVVGLTVGQRRGLRLGTPAADGRPRYVLSLSVVTGDVVVGPAERLERRSVTGGAPVWCGPAPAAGARLGAQLRAHGAEVPAVLTGTDPVEVELAEPVRGVAPGQTLALYDGTRVVGSTTVAAAR comes from the coding sequence GTGAGGGTCCTCGCCGCCATGAGCGGCGGCGTCGACTCCGCCGTGGCCGCGGCCCGCGCCGTCGACGCCGGGCACGACGTCGTCGGCGTCCACCTCGCGCTGTCCCGCGGCGCGCAGGGCGGGGGCCCCGCCCGGGCCCGCGGCTGCTGCACCGTCGAGGACGCCGGCGACGCCCGGCGGGCCGCGGACGGCCTCGGCATCCCCTTCTACGTGTGGGACCTCTCCGAGCGCTTCACGGCCGACGTCGTCGACGACTTCACGGCCGAGTACGCCGCGGGCCGCACCCCCAACCCCTGCGTGCGGTGCAACGAGCGGGTCAAGTTCGCGGCCCTCCTCGACCGGGCCCTGGCGCTCGGCTTCGACGCCCTCGCCACCGGCCACTACGCACGCCTCGAGCCGCCCGCGTCGGGGGAGGGGCCGCCGACGCTCCACCGCGCCCGCGACGCCGCGAAGGACCAGTCGTACGTCCTCGCCGTCGTGCCGCCGCACCGGCTGGCGCGCGCGCTGCTGCCGCTCGGCGACGTCGCGACGAAGGACGACGTGCGCGCCGAGGCGGCCGACCGCGGTCTCGCCGTGGCCGACAAGCCCGACAGCCACGACATCTGCTTCGTGCCCGACGGCGACGCCCGCGGCTTCGTCCGGGCCCGCGTGCCGTCGGCGCCCGGCGTCGTCCGGGACGAGAGCGGCGCCGTCGTCGGCGAGCACGACGGCGTCGTCGGCCTGACGGTCGGCCAGCGCCGCGGCCTGCGCCTCGGCACCCCGGCGGCGGACGGGCGGCCGCGCTACGTCCTGTCCCTGTCCGTCGTGACGGGCGACGTCGTCGTCGGCCCGGCCGAGCGGCTCGAGCGCCGGTCGGTCACGGGCGGGGCGCCCGTGTGGTGCGGCCCGGCCCCGGCGGCGGGCGCCCGCCTCGGCGCCCAGCTGCGCGCCCACGGCGCGGAGGTGCCCGCGGTGCTCACCGGCACGGACCCCGTGGAGGTCGAGCTCGCCGAGCCGGTGCGCGGCGTCGCGCCGGGCCAGACGCTGGCGCTCTACGACGGCACGCGGGTCGTCGGCTCGACGACCGTGGCCGCCGCCCGCTGA